A window of Bacteroidota bacterium contains these coding sequences:
- a CDS encoding DUF2911 domain-containing protein, which translates to MKKLFATFIISAGALLVQPVFAQLDLPQPSPKAMVKQTVGLTDVTIDYSSPAVNKRVIWGDLVPYSEMWRTGANMASKITFSKEVTIGGKAVAAGSYAFLTIPEKEEWTVIINSDSELRGTDGYSIDKDVVRLKVKPQVSPNRERLTFLISDFSNTGGNISLEWEKLKIDVPFTTATDEQALKNINNSLNASWRNYTNAANYMLTNKKDLDKALTWINQSIAISPDQWYSHWIKAQIHAEKKQSKEAFASAQKAKELGDKNPAGFFYKEAVEKALVDWKPAKK; encoded by the coding sequence ATGAAAAAATTATTTGCAACTTTTATTATTTCAGCCGGAGCTTTATTGGTTCAACCTGTTTTCGCCCAACTTGATCTTCCTCAACCAAGCCCTAAGGCAATGGTTAAACAAACTGTTGGTTTAACAGATGTAACCATTGATTACAGTAGTCCAGCAGTCAATAAAAGGGTAATATGGGGTGATCTTGTTCCTTATAGCGAAATGTGGCGTACTGGTGCTAATATGGCAAGTAAAATCACATTTAGCAAGGAAGTTACCATTGGTGGAAAAGCAGTTGCTGCAGGAAGTTATGCATTTTTGACTATTCCAGAAAAAGAAGAATGGACAGTTATTATCAACAGTGATTCTGAATTAAGAGGAACTGATGGCTATTCCATTGACAAGGATGTTGTGCGCTTAAAAGTAAAACCACAAGTTTCCCCAAACCGTGAAAGACTTACATTTTTGATTTCCGATTTTTCAAATACTGGTGGAAACATCAGCCTTGAATGGGAGAAATTGAAAATTGATGTTCCTTTTACAACAGCAACTGATGAACAGGCATTAAAAAACATCAACAACTCTTTAAATGCAAGTTGGAGAAATTATACCAATGCCGCAAACTATATGCTTACCAACAAAAAAGACCTTGATAAGGCACTGACGTGGATAAACCAATCTATTGCCATTAGCCCTGATCAATGGTACAGCCATTGGATAAAAGCACAAATACATGCTGAGAAAAAACAAAGCAAAGAAGCTTTTGCATCGGCCCAAAAAGCCAAAGAACTTGGCGATAAAAACCCTGCAGGTTTTTTTTACAAAGAAGCTGTTGAAAAAGCACTTGTAGATTGGAAGCCGGCAAAGAAATAA
- the thiH gene encoding 2-iminoacetate synthase ThiH, producing MTFLEKFNQHSWDEEKNSILSKTLTDVEYALSKTSHLNLEDFKALISPSAAPYLEQMAAKSRQLTLKRFGNTIQMYVPLYLSNECQNICTYCGFSLDNKIKRITLTDDQILSEVKAIKALGYDHVLLVTGEANKTVGVDYLEHAINLIKTHFSHIAIEVQPLEQPEYERLISTGLNTVLVYQETYHKDTYKTHHPKGKKSNFDYRLQTADRLGQAGIYKMGLGVLFGLEDWRTDAYFTAMHLSYLEKNYWRTKYSISFPRLRPAEGVMQPKVIMEDRELVQLICAYRIFNQEIELSISTRESRTFRDNIIKLGITSMSAGSKTNPGGYAVDPESLEQFEINDERSPDEIAVMLKTQGYEPVWKDWDTI from the coding sequence ATGACCTTTTTAGAAAAATTCAATCAACACAGCTGGGATGAGGAGAAAAATTCAATTCTAAGTAAAACTTTAACTGATGTAGAATATGCACTTTCCAAAACCTCACACTTGAACCTTGAGGATTTTAAAGCTCTTATATCCCCATCAGCTGCTCCTTATTTAGAACAAATGGCTGCCAAAAGCAGGCAACTTACATTAAAAAGATTTGGCAATACCATTCAAATGTATGTGCCTCTTTATTTATCTAATGAATGCCAAAACATTTGTACCTACTGCGGATTCAGCCTTGACAATAAAATCAAAAGAATTACCCTGACTGATGATCAGATACTTTCGGAGGTAAAAGCAATTAAAGCCTTAGGTTATGATCATGTATTGCTCGTAACCGGGGAAGCTAACAAAACAGTAGGGGTGGATTACCTGGAGCATGCAATTAATTTAATAAAGACGCATTTTTCACATATAGCAATTGAGGTACAGCCTTTAGAACAACCCGAATATGAGCGTTTAATAAGCACAGGACTTAATACAGTGCTTGTTTACCAGGAAACCTACCACAAGGATACCTACAAAACGCATCATCCTAAAGGTAAAAAATCAAATTTCGATTACCGCTTACAAACCGCTGACAGGTTAGGCCAGGCTGGAATATATAAAATGGGACTTGGTGTACTTTTCGGGCTTGAAGATTGGCGTACGGATGCCTATTTCACTGCAATGCATCTTTCCTATTTGGAGAAGAATTATTGGCGGACAAAATATTCGATTTCTTTTCCAAGATTAAGACCAGCAGAGGGTGTAATGCAACCCAAAGTAATTATGGAGGACAGGGAACTTGTACAACTTATTTGCGCATACAGAATTTTCAACCAGGAAATTGAACTATCCATTTCTACACGAGAAAGCAGAACTTTTAGGGATAACATTATTAAACTGGGAATAACTTCAATGAGTGCAGGGTCAAAAACCAATCCCGGAGGATATGCCGTTGACCCGGAATCCCTGGAGCAGTTCGAAATTAACGATGAGCGCTCCCCTGATGAAATTGCTGTTATGCTTAAGACTCAGGGCTATGAGCCAGTTTGGAAGGATTGGGATACTATTTGA
- a CDS encoding Ldh family oxidoreductase, whose product MMYTYESLRNFILTVFKNMGCSDADASLASDVLISADLRGVDSHGIARLIGYHRLWEASRINSKPQITTVHETLSTATIDGDAGLGLVVGPVAMQKAIEKAKNVGTGWVAVRNSNHFGIAGFHSMMALEHDMIGIALTNASPLVAPTFSTKRMLGTNPISVSVPAGQQPAFVLDMATTTAANGKLEILQRKKMLAPNGWIQDSKGNTTTSPDGVKDGGALLPLGGDREHGSHKGYGLGAVVDILSAVLSGANYGPWVPPFVAFLQPDPNPVGKGIGHFFGAMRIDAFRPAGEFKNNMDNWINAFRSAPVVLGHEKVIIPGDPERELTQERMKYGIPLIDPVVKDLKALAKKLNIPFEPEII is encoded by the coding sequence ATTATGTATACTTACGAATCATTAAGAAATTTTATTCTCACAGTATTTAAAAATATGGGATGTTCTGATGCTGATGCCTCTTTGGCTTCAGATGTGTTAATTTCAGCAGATTTGCGTGGTGTTGATTCCCATGGGATAGCCCGTTTGATTGGATATCACAGACTTTGGGAGGCATCCAGAATAAATTCAAAACCACAGATCACTACCGTTCATGAAACCCTCAGTACTGCTACCATTGATGGAGATGCAGGATTGGGACTTGTTGTGGGACCGGTGGCCATGCAAAAAGCCATTGAAAAAGCAAAAAATGTTGGAACAGGTTGGGTTGCGGTAAGAAATTCAAACCATTTTGGAATTGCTGGCTTTCATTCCATGATGGCCCTTGAACATGATATGATAGGTATTGCCTTAACCAATGCCAGCCCTCTTGTTGCTCCCACATTTTCTACAAAAAGAATGTTGGGTACAAATCCAATTTCAGTTTCTGTACCTGCCGGCCAGCAGCCTGCATTTGTGCTCGACATGGCCACAACAACCGCTGCTAACGGGAAACTGGAAATTCTGCAAAGAAAAAAAATGCTTGCACCAAATGGATGGATTCAGGATTCTAAGGGAAATACTACAACAAGCCCCGATGGAGTGAAAGATGGGGGCGCTTTGCTTCCCCTGGGTGGAGATAGAGAACATGGTAGCCATAAAGGATATGGACTTGGAGCTGTTGTGGATATTCTATCTGCAGTTTTATCCGGAGCAAATTATGGCCCCTGGGTTCCTCCATTTGTCGCTTTTCTGCAGCCTGATCCAAATCCGGTAGGCAAGGGGATAGGACATTTTTTTGGAGCCATGCGCATTGATGCATTCAGACCAGCAGGTGAGTTCAAAAACAACATGGACAACTGGATTAATGCTTTTCGCTCTGCACCTGTTGTTCTGGGTCATGAAAAAGTAATAATACCCGGTGATCCCGAAAGAGAATTAACCCAGGAAAGAATGAAATACGGAATTCCTTTGATTGATCCCGTGGTAAAAGATTTAAAGGCTTTGGCCAAAAAACTGAACATACCCTTCGAACCAGAAATTATTTAG
- a CDS encoding membrane-associated protein has protein sequence MPIWFKVLYTSFVLVLIPVYWKHYGPANFLWFSDISLFTLAFALWFQSSILTSMMALGVLFPEIVWNIDYFARLIFGKKLIGLSHYMFEKDKPLFLRALSLFHVIIPPLLLWMLMLYGYSENAPFFQTILAWIVLAVCYFFTTPLMNINWVFGPGSIPQNKISPKIYFLLILLFFPICIYLPIHFLLRYIFN, from the coding sequence ATTCCAATCTGGTTTAAAGTACTCTATACAAGCTTTGTGTTGGTGCTCATCCCTGTTTATTGGAAACATTACGGACCGGCTAACTTTCTTTGGTTTTCTGACATTTCGCTTTTTACACTTGCCTTTGCTTTATGGTTTCAAAGCAGCATACTAACAAGCATGATGGCCCTGGGAGTTCTGTTTCCTGAAATTGTTTGGAACATCGATTATTTTGCAAGGTTGATTTTCGGCAAAAAACTTATTGGATTAAGTCATTATATGTTTGAAAAGGACAAGCCTCTTTTTCTTAGGGCTTTATCCTTATTTCATGTCATTATTCCCCCATTGCTTTTATGGATGTTAATGCTGTATGGCTATTCAGAAAACGCACCGTTTTTTCAAACAATTCTTGCCTGGATTGTGCTTGCGGTATGTTATTTTTTCACAACACCATTAATGAATATCAATTGGGTATTTGGGCCAGGAAGTATACCGCAAAACAAAATTTCTCCAAAAATATATTTTTTGCTTATCCTGTTATTCTTTCCCATTTGCATTTATCTGCCCATCCATTTCCTGCTGCGGTATATTTTTAATTAA